The region CGCCACAACAATCGCAACTACTACTCCCGGGGCATTCAATCGGTGCTTGGCGTGACCCACAACACCGGCCGCGTTCGTCACGCCATGGAGTTCGGCGTGCGCTACCACGAGGACGAAGAGGATCGGCTGCAGGCGGAGGACCTCTACCAGATGGTCGACGGCCGGCTGGTGCTGGGCCAGATCGGAGCTCCCGGCAGCCAGAGCAACCGCGTCAGCGACGCCCAGGCCCTGGCCTTCTTCGCCCAGGACCGCATCACCTTCGGCGATTGGACCCTGACCCCGGGAGTGCGCTTCGAGACCATCGACTTCACCCGCCGGGATTTCGCCGGCGACGACCCGACCCGTAGCGCCGGCCCCACCCGAGTGCGGGAGAACGGCGTCGACGTGTGGATCCCCGGCATCGGCGTCGACTATCAGATCAACACCTCGGATCGCGTCTTCGCCGGTATCCACCGCGGCTTCGCGCCCCCCGGCGCCGGCGCCGCTCCGGAGACCAATCCGGAGAAGAGCACCAACTACGAGCTCGGCTGGCGGCGCAACCGCGGCCCCTTGAGCTTCGAGGTCATCGGCTTCTTCAACGACTACGAGAATCTGCTGGGCACCGAGACCGTGGCCGGGGGCGGCGGCACCGCCGGCGACCAATTCAACGGCGGCGCGGTGGACGTCCAGGGGCTGGAAATCTCCGCCGGCTACGAGCTCGGCGGCGCCCGTCACTGGCCGGTGTCGGTTCCCCTGCGGCTGGCCTACACCTACACGCAGTCGGAATTCAAGACCAGCTTCGAGAGTGACTTCGCCGATTGGGAGCCGCAGGTGGAGGCTGGTGACGAGCTGCCCTACCTGCCGGAGAACCAGCTCAACGCCTCCGTCGGCGTGGTGGCTTCCCGTTGGGGTCTGCACCTCAACGCCAACTACCAGGCCGCCATGCGCACCACCCCGGGGCAGGGCGCCGTCCCCAGCGATGAAGGCACCGACTCCCGAGTCCTCTTCGACCTGTCGGCGGATTACACCCTGCTGTCCCGCTACCGGATCTTCGCCAGCCTGCGCAATTTGACCGACGAGACCTACATCGCCTCGCGGCGACCCTACGGCCTGCGCCCGGGGCTGCCGCGGACCCTGTTGGTGGGCTTCTCCGCCACGTTCTGATTCAGCCCCAGACCTAACCTAGAAAGTGATCGATATGTTGCGCACCCTTTGCTCCGTTCTGCTCCTCGGCCTTTTCCTGCTTCCCGGCGCCTGCGCCGCCCCCAGCGAGGAAGCGGAAACCGCCGGCGAGCCCCAGACCGTCACCATCTACAGCGGCCGCAATGAGAGCCTGGTGAAACCGCTGCTGGACCGCTTCGCTGAAGACAACGAAATCGAAATCCAGGTGCGCTACGGCTCCACCGCCGAGATGGCTGCGACGCTGATGGAAGAGGGCGAAGCCACGCCGGCGGACCTCTTCATCTCCCAGGATGCCGCCGCCCTCGGCGCCCTGTCGTCGGCTCAGCAGCTGCTGCCGCTGCCCAAGACCGTTCTCGACCGCGTGCCCGCCGCCTATGCTTCCCCCAAGGGAGACTGGGTCGGCCTCTCCGGCCGTGCCCGGACGGTGGTGTACAACACCGAGCTGGTGCAACCGGAAGATCTGCCCCAGAGCCTGGAGGCGGTGACCGACCCGCGCTACAAGGGCCGCTTCGGCATCGCCCCCACCAACGCCTCCTTCCAGGCTCACATGGCCGCCTACCGCGCCGCCCGGGGGCCCGACGCGCTGGAGGAGTTGCTCGGCGGCATGAACGCCAACGAGCCGCGCTTCTATCCCAAAAACAGCCCCATCGTGGAAGCGGTGCTGGCCGGCGAGATCGAGTGGGGGTTGGTCAATCACTACTACCTCTGGCGAGCCCTGGCGGAACGCCCGGATGCCCCCGGAGCCAACTTCTTCATGCCCGAGGGGCCGGTCTCCAGCTTCGTCAACCTGGCCGGCGTCGGCATGCTCCACAACACCGAGGCCAGCCGGGCGGTACTCGAGTTCCTTGTCTCCGACGAGGCTCAGGAGTATTTCGCCCAGGAGACCTTCGAGTACCCGCTGGTGCCCGGAGTCGCCGCCGCGGTAGACCTACCGCCGCTCTCGGAGTTGAAGAACACTCGGGTCGACTTCGCCGACGCCGGT is a window of Acidobacteriota bacterium DNA encoding:
- a CDS encoding TonB-dependent receptor, translating into RHNNRNYYSRGIQSVLGVTHNTGRVRHAMEFGVRYHEDEEDRLQAEDLYQMVDGRLVLGQIGAPGSQSNRVSDAQALAFFAQDRITFGDWTLTPGVRFETIDFTRRDFAGDDPTRSAGPTRVRENGVDVWIPGIGVDYQINTSDRVFAGIHRGFAPPGAGAAPETNPEKSTNYELGWRRNRGPLSFEVIGFFNDYENLLGTETVAGGGGTAGDQFNGGAVDVQGLEISAGYELGGARHWPVSVPLRLAYTYTQSEFKTSFESDFADWEPQVEAGDELPYLPENQLNASVGVVASRWGLHLNANYQAAMRTTPGQGAVPSDEGTDSRVLFDLSADYTLLSRYRIFASLRNLTDETYIASRRPYGLRPGLPRTLLVGFSATF
- a CDS encoding extracellular solute-binding protein, whose product is MLRTLCSVLLLGLFLLPGACAAPSEEAETAGEPQTVTIYSGRNESLVKPLLDRFAEDNEIEIQVRYGSTAEMAATLMEEGEATPADLFISQDAAALGALSSAQQLLPLPKTVLDRVPAAYASPKGDWVGLSGRARTVVYNTELVQPEDLPQSLEAVTDPRYKGRFGIAPTNASFQAHMAAYRAARGPDALEELLGGMNANEPRFYPKNSPIVEAVLAGEIEWGLVNHYYLWRALAERPDAPGANFFMPEGPVSSFVNLAGVGMLHNTEASRAVLEFLVSDEAQEYFAQETFEYPLVPGVAAAVDLPPLSELKNTRVDFADAGAVLEETLEAIRASGLLP